The following are encoded together in the Populus trichocarpa isolate Nisqually-1 chromosome 5, P.trichocarpa_v4.1, whole genome shotgun sequence genome:
- the LOC18099273 gene encoding uncharacterized protein LOC18099273 isoform X1, giving the protein MVNLVAAQTPLLHGLMKMAGVQPHRVEIEPGTVMNFWVPNETVKKPQKGEKNKTPTLTKPNKPVIVLVHGFAAEGIVTWQFQVGALTKKYSVYIPDLLFFGSSITDKTDRSPTFQAETLVKGLKKFGIEKCIVVGFSYGGMVAFKMAELYPDLVQAMVISGSILAMTDSISEATLSELGFKSSSELLLPDSVKGLKTLLSVATYKKLWFPNRLHKDYLEVMFTNRKERAELLEGLVINNKDPTIPRFVQKIHLLWGENDQIFNLGLAQNMKGQLGETATFQGIQKAGHLVHLERPCVYNRCLKRFLTSLLENGVQK; this is encoded by the exons ATGGTGAACCTTGTGGCAGCACAGACGCCATTATTGCATGGCCTAATGAAAATGGCAGGAGTGCAACCTCACCGAGTAGAGATTGAGCCTGGCACGGTCATGAACTTTTGGGTTCCAAATGAAACCGTCAAGAAACCTCAAAAAGGTGAAAAGAACAAGACCCCAACcttaaccaaaccaaacaaaccTGTAATAGTTCTAGTCCATGGCTTTGCTGCTGAAGGTATTGTCACTTGGCAATTCCAAGTTGGTGCCTTGACCAAAAAGTATTCAGTTTATATCCCTGACCTTCTTTTCTTCGGTAGCTCAATCACTGATAAAACAGACCGTTCGCCAACGTTTCAGGCTGAAACATTGGTGAAAGGTCTTAAGAAGTTCGGAATAGAGAAGTGTATTGTAGTGGGGTTTAGCTATGGTGGCATGGTGGCGTTTAAGATGGCTGAGTTGTATCCTGACCTGGTTCAAGCCATGGTCATATCTGGTTCAATCCTGGCAATGACTGACTCGATCAGTGAAGCAACTCTAAGTGAACTTGGGTTCAAGTCCTCCTCGGAGCTTTTGCTGCCTGATTCTGTTAAAGGTCTTAAAACACTACTTTCTGTTGCTACTTACAAGAAGCTTTGGTTCCCAAATAGGCTTCACAAAGACTACCTTGAG GTGATGTTCACTAACAGAAAAGAGAGAGCTGAACTTCTAGAGGGGTTAGTCATCAACAATAAAGACCCCACAATCCCTAGGTTTGTACAG AAGATACATCTCTTATGGGGGGAGAACGACCAAATCTTCAATCTGGGGCTCGCACAGAACATGAAAGG GCAACTAGGCGAGACGGCAACATTTCAGGGCATACAGAAGGCAGGCCACTTAGTTCACCTGGAACGTCCATGTGTCTATAATAGATGTCTCAAGCGATTTCTTACTTCGTTGCTTGAAAATGGAGTGCAGAAGTGA
- the LOC18099273 gene encoding uncharacterized protein LOC18099273 isoform X2, which yields MVNLVAAQTPLLHGLMKMAGVQPHRVEIEPGTVMNFWVPNETVKKPQKGEKNKTPTLTKPNKPVIVLVHGFAAEGIVTWQFQVGALTKKYSVYIPDLLFFGSSITDKTDRSPTFQAETLVKGLKKFGIEKCIVVGFSYGGMVAFKMAELYPDLVQAMVISGSILAMTDSISEATLSELGFKSSSELLLPDSVKGLKTLLSVATYKKLWFPNRLHKDYLEVMFTNRKERAELLEGLVINNKDPTIPRRYISYGGRTTKSSIWGSHRT from the exons ATGGTGAACCTTGTGGCAGCACAGACGCCATTATTGCATGGCCTAATGAAAATGGCAGGAGTGCAACCTCACCGAGTAGAGATTGAGCCTGGCACGGTCATGAACTTTTGGGTTCCAAATGAAACCGTCAAGAAACCTCAAAAAGGTGAAAAGAACAAGACCCCAACcttaaccaaaccaaacaaaccTGTAATAGTTCTAGTCCATGGCTTTGCTGCTGAAGGTATTGTCACTTGGCAATTCCAAGTTGGTGCCTTGACCAAAAAGTATTCAGTTTATATCCCTGACCTTCTTTTCTTCGGTAGCTCAATCACTGATAAAACAGACCGTTCGCCAACGTTTCAGGCTGAAACATTGGTGAAAGGTCTTAAGAAGTTCGGAATAGAGAAGTGTATTGTAGTGGGGTTTAGCTATGGTGGCATGGTGGCGTTTAAGATGGCTGAGTTGTATCCTGACCTGGTTCAAGCCATGGTCATATCTGGTTCAATCCTGGCAATGACTGACTCGATCAGTGAAGCAACTCTAAGTGAACTTGGGTTCAAGTCCTCCTCGGAGCTTTTGCTGCCTGATTCTGTTAAAGGTCTTAAAACACTACTTTCTGTTGCTACTTACAAGAAGCTTTGGTTCCCAAATAGGCTTCACAAAGACTACCTTGAG GTGATGTTCACTAACAGAAAAGAGAGAGCTGAACTTCTAGAGGGGTTAGTCATCAACAATAAAGACCCCACAATCCCTAG AAGATACATCTCTTATGGGGGGAGAACGACCAAATCTTCAATCTGGGGCTCGCACAGAACATGA